The Deltaproteobacteria bacterium genome includes the window CCGCGCGCGGATAGATCGCGTCGAGCGTGGCCTGACCCGCCGCGCGGTGGTCGGAGTGGCCCGGGTGCGCGCGTCCGCCGTAGTTGCTCCAGAGCATCCGTGGATCGTGGGTCAGAACCAGATCCGGGCGGATCCGGCGCACGGCGAGAGCGAGCTCCGCGCGAAGCGCATCGTCGTTGGCGAGAGCGCCGTCCGGGTGGCCGAGGCTGGCGTGTGATGCGAACCCGATGATGCTCGCCGCCTCGGCCTGCTCGCCGCTGCGCACCTTCACGACCTCCGCGATCCCGCGCCCGCCGAGCGCGCCGTCGGTGCAGACGACCAGGTGCAGCACCGCGCCCGAATCCGCGAGCCGCGCCAGCGTTCCGCCCGCGAAGTACTCCGCGTCGTCGGGGTGTGCGCCGATCGCGAGCACGCGGGCGAAGCCGGCCTCCGAGACTGCGTCGAGAAACGCGCCCGCAGTCACGAGCGACTCAAAA containing:
- a CDS encoding PIG-L family deacetylase; amino-acid sequence: MTAGAFLDAVSEAGFARVLAIGAHPDDAEYFAGGTLARLADSGAVLHLVVCTDGALGGRGIAEVVKVRSGEQAEAASIIGFASHASLGHPDGALANDDALRAELALAVRRIRPDLVLTHDPRMLWSNYGGRAHPGHSDHRAAGQATLDAIYPRAASPNFYAEQLAEPGIEPWYPREVWLFDTAQAELRIDASAGFARKLDALRAHQSQNRDDGLVRGARSLGESEPFVRLVLRGAKRASPPAERS